AGCAGGTCGGAGCGAGTCAGCCCCGGACCTCGTTTGCGCGGTATGTCCTGGCCCGCAGCCGTGTCGATCACATAGATCGTGAGGTCGGCCAGTTCCGGGCTGAAGGTGGCGGCGAGATTGTCGCCGCCGGATTCGACCAGCACAAGGTCCAAGCCGGGCAGATTGTCAGTCAGGTCCGCAATCGCGGCGAGGTTGATGCTCGCATCCTCCCGGATTGCCGTATGCGGGCAGCCTCCGGTCTCCACACCGTGCACGCGTTCTTGCGGAAGCACCTGCGCGCGCATAAGGGCTTCGGCGTCCTCTCGCGTGTAGATGTCATTCGTGACCACGGCCATCGACAGCCGAGGGGCGAGCGCGCGCGCAAGCTCTATGGTCAATGTTGTCTTGCCAGCCCCGACCGGCCCACCGATGCCGACGCGGAGGGGGCCGTTTATTTGGTTCATCATGTGCGGAAAATCCTTGTTGTCATGGTTTCATGCCGTGCCTGGGCGATCTCTGCACCGATTGCACAACCGCCGAGATTGCTTTCGGTGGCGTCCGCGGCCTGCGCTGCGATGTTCAGTATCTGGGGAGACAATGCCGCCAGAAGCCGCTGCCCCTCTGCCTGGCCGAGCGGCATGAACCTGACCGCCGCTTGTATCAGGTTGAACGCCAGCCCGTGAAGATAGAGCCCGATCACCTCCCTGCGCGGCAGCTCGAGACGGGCGCAGGCTCGACCGACAGCCACTGGCAGGGCGGCAGGCGCGGCCTCCGTTGCGGTCAGCGGGCCAGCCATTGCGACGAAGGCTGTTCCTTGTTCTACCGTTTCGGTCAGCCGCTCAGCGGTCAGGCACATGGCGCGGGCGAGATCGTCGAGCGCCGGATAATCCGCGCCCGGTCGCAGGCAGAGCGACAGGATTACGGCGTCCGACCAACCGGTGCCGTACTCCAGCACATCCGCAATCCATGCCGATAGCGTCGCACCGTCGCGGATGATGCCGGAATCCATCGCATATTCCAGCCCCTGTGAATACGCGAAGGCGCCGGTCGGAAATACCGGAGACAGAAGCTGGACAGCCAGCAGCCGACCGGCATCAGTGGGAATGACCGAATGTCCGTCCATGTCCATAAGCACCGCCTTCGGGACGGAAGGGAGAAAAGCCTTTCGTGATCGTTGCGCCCAGCTTGCCCAGCATATCCTCCAGCACCGGATCGGCACGGATCACCAGATGATTTGGCGCAATCTCGCAAGGGCAATGCCGGTTACCGATATGCCAGGCGAGGCGCGGCAGGTCACCCTCGATCCGCAACACCGGTTCATGCGCTTCCGTCACCTCTATGGCGGTCCCGTCTGACAGGCCAAACGCTGCGCCGGGATCGAGGCTGATCGTCTGCGGCAGATCGACCATGAATGCCGCGCCGCCTTCGGTCGACAGCCGCTTTCGCCGCAGGCAGCGGGATTCGTAATCAAGGACCACGCGGCCCACGATCTTGCGGCCATGATTGGCGGGAAGGACGCAAACCGCCACGCCGATCTGATCGCCATTCGTCATGAAATTCATCTCGGACCTCACTCAATAAAGAAAATACCGTTGCGCAAGCGGCAACTCCCGTGCCGGTTCGCAGGTGAGCAATTCGCCGTCTGCCCGGACCTCGTAGGTTTCCGGATCGACTTCGATATCCGGCGTGGCGCCGTTCAGGCGCATATCCCGCTTGCCGATGTCGCGTGTGTTCTGAACCGCAACTGCCTGCTTCATCAGCCCATCGGTCGCCCCGGTTTCCAGCCCTGCCGCGCTAACGAAATGGACCGCAGCCGATTGCGCGGCCCGGCCGAGTGCGCCGAACATCGGGCGCGAGTACATCGGCTGCGGTGTGGGAATCGAGGCATTCGGGTCACCCATCTGCGCCATGACAATCTGTCCGCCGATGAGCGACATTTCGGGTTTCGCGCCGAAGAAGGCAGGCGACCAGATCACCAGATCGGCGCGCTTGCCGGTCTCGACACTGCCGACATGGCTGCTGACCCCATGCGCTACAGCCGGGTTAATGCTGTATTTCGCGATATACCGCCGGGCGCGGAGATTGTCGTTCTCTCCGGTCTCGCCCGCCAGCCGTCCGCGCTGCTGCTTCATCTTATGTGCGGTCTGCCACGTCCGCATAATGACTTCGCCAACGCGACCCATGGCCTGGCTGTCGCTGCTGATGATCGAGAAGGCGCCCAGATCGTGGAGTATGTCCTCTGCTGCGATTGTTTCGCGCCGGATGCGGGATTCGGCAAAGGCCACATCCTCGGGGATGGCGCGGTCGAGGTGGTGGCAGACCATCAGCATATCCAGATGTTCCTCGATCGTGTTTATCGTATAGGGCCGTGTCGGGTTGGTTGAGGAGGGAATGACGTTCTGGCTGCCGACAACGCGCATAATGTCGGGCGCATGCCCGCCGCCCGCACCTTCGGTGTGATAGGCATGGATCGTGCGGCCCGCGATGGCGCGAAGCGTGTTCTCGACAAAGCCGGATTCGTTCAGCGTGTCCGTGTGGATCATAACCTGAACGTCCATCTCATCTGCCACGTTCAGGCAGCAGTCGATGGCCGCAGGGGTGGTCCCCCAGTCCTCGTGCAGCTTCAGCGCGCAGGCCCCGGCGCTGATCTGCTCGATCAGAGCGTCGGGGCGGCTGACGTTACCCTTGCCCGCGAGACCGATATTGACGGCCAAGCTGTCAGCGGCTTCGAGCATCCGGCGGATATGCCACGGCCCCGGCGTACAGGTGGTGGCAAGCGTGCCATGCGCCGGGCCGGTGCCGCCGCCGATCATGGTGGTGATGCCCGAATGCAGCGCATCGTCCACCTGCTGGGGACAGATGAAATGGATATGGCAGTCGATGCCGCCCGCAGTGACAATGCGGCCTTCGGCGGCGATGATTTCAGTGCCGGGGCCGATGACGATATCAACGCCCGGCTGGGTGTCGGGGTTGCCCGCCTTGCCGATGGCCGCGATCTGACCGTCCCTAAGGCCGATATCGGCCTTGTAGATGCCGGAATGGTCGAGGATCAATGCATTTGTGATCACGGTATCCATTGCCCCGGCTTGGCGGGTGATCTGGGATTGCCCCATGCCGTCGCGGATGACCTTGCCGCCGCCGAACTTGACCTCCTCGCCATAAATCGTCAGATCGCGCTCGACCTCGATGATCAGGTCAGTATCGCCAAGGCGGATTCGGTCGCCCGTTGTCGGGCCGAACATATCGGCATAGGCCGCGCGGGAGATTTCAACTGGCATCCAAAGCCCCCATCACCTTCTGATCGAACCCCCAGACGGCACGCGCTCCGGAAAGCGGGATCAGCTGGACCTCTCGTCTCTGCCCCGGCTCAAATCTGATCGCGGTGCCTGCAGCGATGTCCAAACGCATGCCGCGTGCGGCGGCGCGGTCGAACTCCAGACCGGAATTGGCTTCCGCGAAGTGATAATGGCTCCCGACCTGCACCGGGCGGTCGCCGGTATTGGCGATCATCAGCGTGATCGCATCGCGGCCCTGGTTGAGCGTGATGCTGCCTGCCGCCGGAATGACTTCACCTGGGATCATGTCCTACCCCGCGACCGCAAGCGCAGTACCGCCGATAGCCGTCAGCAGTCCGGCTGCGCGGATTGCCGTTGCTGAGATGGCCTTGCCCATTGCGATGCCCAGCCCATGCAGCATGGCCGTCGCCGCTGCAAATCCTGCCGCGTAGATCATTATCCCGTTTGCCGGACCCTCCGCCCCATGCGCCCAGCCATGCGCCGTACCAAAAACCGCCGCTGCGCTCAGCATGACCGACAACGGGACGCGCACCGCCATTGCAACTAGCGCGCCGAGGACGATGCACGAGGCGAGGATCGTCGGCTCTACTATGGGAAGTCCCACCCCCGCCGCGCCGAGCGCACCGCCAAACAGCATCGCGCCGACAAAGATCAACGGCAAGGCCCAGAGCGCCCGCCCGCCAGTTTGCGCAGCGAGCAGGCCAAGCGCGACCATTGCAAGCATATGATCCGCACTGCTGAACGGATGGTTGAAACCGGAAACGAAGCTGCCGGATTCATGACCTGTATGAGCAAGCGCGGCAGAGGGCAATAAGGTGGCCAGAAGGATCGGAATACTTCTCATTGCGGTTTCCTATCGGATTGGATGGTGAACGGTGACGAGCTTGGTGCCGTCGGGAAACGTGGCCTCGACCTGAACTGTCTCGATCATGGACGGCACGCCTTCCATGCATTGATCAGCGCGGATAACCTCTCCACCCGCCGACATCAGCTCGGAGACGCTGCGCCCGTCGCGTGCGCCCTCGATCACGAAATCGGTGATCAGGGCAATCGCCTCCGGGTGGTTCAGCTTGACACCACGTCCGAGTCGCCCGCGCGCAACCATGGCAGCGAGACTGATCAGCAGCTTATCCTTTTCGCGTGGGGTGAGGTTCATGCCGGATCTCCTATGACTGCCAGACGCGGGGCAGGCAGCCCGGTCGGAGTATCTCGATCAGCCGTGCCATCTGGCGACGCAGCGGCCATGCGTCAGGCGACAGCGCGCGCAGGATCAGCCGTCCCGGCAGGGCAGAAGCCGTCGCGGTCACCTCGGGCTCGGCCAGGGCGGCGCGTAACTCTGGCAGACGGTCCTCTGCATGGGGTTCGGACAGGATCAGTACGGCGAAGGCCCGCGCATTTTGCAGCAGTGCCGGTGTGCCTGCGCGTCTGGGTCCCGCGTCGTCGAGGCGAAACGGATCGTAAAGCTCAAGCCGCCCGTTCCGGCGAATACAGCGCGTGTCGGACAACGTGAGACGCGAGGGATTTTCTCCCATTGCCGCGCGGCCCAGAACGATTGTTTCCAGCCCCAGAAATGCCGCGTCGCCTGTCAAATCGATTATGGTATCGCGGCGCAGCCTGGCACCGTCGAATAATATGGTTTCTTGCGGCAGCCAGTTCGCCGAACTGCCCTCAGCCGCTGTGATATGGACCATTGCCTGTGCAGGACTGGCCTCGGCGCGATAGGCACGCTCCGCCGTCTGAGTGGTGGCCGTGATCTGCATATCCGGGCCAATAGACAGCCGGTATTCCAGTTCATCATCCGATGTCAGCCCGCCGGATGTGTTCAGAAACACAATCTCTGGGACGGGGCCGTAGCTACGCGGGATCATCGCCTTTGCGCTGCCGGATTGGGACAATCCGGTCAACCGCCCCGCGGCCATTGAGACGGCGGCACTACCGGTACTGCGTTGAAGACGGATCACATCGAACATGTTTTGACGCTAGCCCTGGCAGGGAGGGAAGTTCATCCGAAACCAGACACAAACGGGTGCCGGAACCGGATGTGCCAAAGAAACGGGCAAGGAGGGAAACCCGTGGTCATGAGGCAGGCACGCCTTGAACGCCGATGACCAGATCTGGTGCCCTTTGATCCCGTGCGTGAGCGCTCCGCCTAAGTGAAGAGGATTGACGGGATTCATCAAGCCGCCGCGAGGCTGGCCAGCCGGTTGTGCAGCAGGTCACGTTGCAGCCGCGCCTTCGGGCCGTCGATGACCACCTGCCCGCGTTCCAGCACGCTGAAACTGTCGGCGAGATCCCAGGCGAAATCGAAATACTGCTCGACCAGCACGATCGCCATATCGCCGCGGTCGCGCAGGGCGGAAATTACCTTTCCGATCTGGGCGATGATATTGGGCTGGATGCCCTCGGTCGGTTCGTCCATCAGCAGCACCTTAGGACGAATCACGAGCGCACGGGCGATGGCGAGTTGCTGCTGCTGCCCGCCGGACAGATCGCCGCCCCGGCGTTGTGCCATTTCGGCCAGAACCGGGAAGCTGTCATAGATTTCGTCCGGCACCTTGCGTTCCCCGGCGGCGAGACAGCCGAATCCGGTTTCGAGGTTTTCTCGCACCGTCAGCAGCGGAAATATCGCGCGTCCCTGCGGCACATATGCCACGCCGCGCCGGGCCATCGCCTGTGCGCTCACACGGCCCAGCCGCTCCCCCATCAGCCGAAGCTCACCGCCCGAGCGTGGGAGGCGCCCGGCGAGCAGATTCATCAGGCTGGTCTTGCCAACCCCGTTATTGCCCATGACGCAGGTGACGCGCCCGGGCTCTGCGGTCAGAGAAACCCCGTGCAGGATCTGCGAGCTGCCGTAATGCAGCGTGACGTTTTCAGCTTCGATCATTTTCAGCGCCCCAGATAGACTTCGATCACGTCGGGATTGGCCGACACATGGTCCAGCGAGCCCTCCGCCAGCACGGAACCCTGATGCAGAACGGTCACCTTGCAGTTCAGCCTGCGGACAAACTCCATGTCATGTTCCACCACGACGACCGCACGGGTTTCCGCCAGCCGTTTCAGCAGGGTCGTGGTCTGCTCCCGCTCGGCCAGCGTCATCCCGGCTGCGGGTTCGTCGACCAGCAAGAGGCGCGGTTCCTGCGCCAGCAACATGCCGATTTCCAGCCATTGTTTCTGGCCGTGCGACAACTCCCCCGATTTGCGGGGCAGGTAGTCGGCCAGCCCGACCTCTGCCGCCAGTTCCCCGACCCGCTGCCGAGAGGACGCATCGGACTTCCAGAACAATACACGGAACGGCCCGCGTGCCGCCTTTAGTGCCATCATCAGGTTGTCCGCAACGCTCTGATCCTCGAAGACGGTCGGTCGTTGGAACTTGCGGCCGATGCCTTCGCGGGCGATCTGCGCCTCTGACATCCTGAGCAGCGATCGCGAGACCTCTCCCCATAAAACCACACCGCTGTCCGGGCGGGTCTTGCCGGTCACGATGTCCATGAATGTGGTCTTGCCAGCCCCGTTAGGCCCGATAATCGCGCGCAGCTCTGCAGTGCCGATATTGAAGGACAGATTGTTGATTGCCTTGAACCCGTCGAAGCTCTTCGACACACCGGATACTTCCAGAAGCGCGCTCATGCCTCTGCCTCCCTTTCCTGCAATGACCCGAGATCCGGACCGAGATCCGTTCCATGCCGATTGGGATGGCGCAGTCCGGCAATGGCGTCGATGATCGAGGACAGGCCACGCGGCGCGAACAAGGTCACCAGCACAAAGGACACGCCAAGCAGCACTTGCCACCAGTTAACCCATTGGACCGTGTAGAAGCCGAGGTTCAGATCGGGCGCCCGCCCGCCGGTGAACCAGCTTGACAGAAGCGAGACGGCAACCGCGCCGATGACCGCGCCATAGAGCCGTCCGCGCCCGCCGATTGCGACCCAAACGGCCAGATAGATCGAGGCAATGGGCGCAAGCTCTGCGGGATTGATGATGCCCGCCTGCGGATAGTAAAGCGCCCCGGCGATAGCGCAGATCATCGCGGTCAAGGTGAAAATGAACAGCTTGTAGCCTTCGACCGAGTAACCGAGGAACCTGACCCGCGCCTCGTCATCGCGGATCGCACGGATCACGCTGCCGAACTTTCCTGCTACCAGCCAGCTCGCCAGCAGGTAGCACAGCGCAAGCGCAAGCGCCGAGGCCCAGAGAAACCAGACCGAGATCACCGATTGCGGCGTCTCTGTCAGGCCGGGGATGTTCTGCAAGCCCGACAGTCCGTTATTGCCGCGGAATCCGCTGTCATTTTGAAACAGCCAAAGTGCGAGTGCCAGCGTCATCGCCTGCGTCAGGATCGACAGATAGACCCCGTTGACGCGCGACCGAAAGGCCAGCCAGCCGAAAATCAGCGCAAACAGGCCCGGCACCAGAACCACCAGCAAAAACTGCATGGGCAGGCTGCCCGCGAAGGTCCAGCTCCACGGCAGATCGCTTGAGCCGACGACGCCGAAAATCTGGCTGGCGATGCCCTCTTTCAGCTCTGTCGGGGTTGGCGGGATCGGGGCGTTGGCCATGGTGGCGGCAACGATTTCCCCGGTGCGGGCATACATCAGCCACATCCCGATCATGTATCCGCCAAGGGCAAAGAATGCCATGTGGCCAAGCGACAGGATGCCCGCGTAGCCCCAGACCAGATCCATAGCAAGCGCGGCAAGCGCCAGACACAGCGTCTTGCCAAGCGTCTTGACTGTCGAGGTCGGCACCGCGCCATTCCCGTAAGCCTGTGACATCAGCGTCGCGGCAATGGTGAAGATCGCAAGGACGGCAAGAAAGATCAGCAGGGATGGGTTTTTACGAATGAACATGGCTCAGCCCTCCACAAAGCGACCGCGTGTCGGGAATATGCCGCGGGGCCGAAACTGGATGAAAATGATGATGAACAGGATCATCCATGTCTGCGCGGCCAGCGTATTGGCCGGGTTCAGCACCTCGATCCATTTCTGCAAGCCCCCGATCAGCGCCGCACCCGCCAGCGTCCCCCAGATATTGCCGACGCCGCCGACGACAACGGTCATGAAGCTTTGCACGATATAGGCCTGCCCAAGCTCGGAGGTGACTTGTGCAAACAGCCCGATCGCGACGCCCGCGATGCCCGCAATCCCGGATCCCCATCCAAACGTCATCATTGCCACCCGGTCGGGATTGATCCCCATTGATGCCGCCATACCGGGATTCTGTGTCACTGCCCGCATGTTCAGCCCCAGCCGCGTGCGTTTGGTGATGAACAGGAACAGAGCCAGAAACAGCAGCGCCAGAACGAAGATGGCGACCCTGATCGTGGAAATCGAAACCATCTCGCTGAAACTGATGGACCCTCCCAGCCAGTCTGGTGCCGTCAGGGGACGAGCCTGCGTGCCAAAGATATTCTTGGCAAGCTGCTGCAACGCGATAGAAACGCCGAATGTCGCCAGCAGCGTCTCCAGCGGGCGATTGGCCAGATAGCGGATAACCAAACGGTACAGGACCACCCCAGCCAGTGCCGTCACGAAGAAGGCCAGCGGCAGCGCCACGATCAGCGACAGCGTGCGATTGGCGATAAATCCCTGCACAACATAGCCGGTATAGGCTCCCATCATTATGAACTCGCCATGCGC
The genomic region above belongs to Paracoccus sp. SCSIO 75233 and contains:
- the ureG gene encoding urease accessory protein UreG — protein: MNQINGPLRVGIGGPVGAGKTTLTIELARALAPRLSMAVVTNDIYTREDAEALMRAQVLPQERVHGVETGGCPHTAIREDASINLAAIADLTDNLPGLDLVLVESGGDNLAATFSPELADLTIYVIDTAAGQDIPRKRGPGLTRSDLLVVNKIDLAPHVGVDIGLLQKDAQAARGVLPVVMTSLRSGNGIDAITDFIVLEGGLRFERPTLHQAMLTKGIRWAG
- a CDS encoding urease accessory protein UreF; its protein translation is MDMDGHSVIPTDAGRLLAVQLLSPVFPTGAFAYSQGLEYAMDSGIIRDGATLSAWIADVLEYGTGWSDAVILSLCLRPGADYPALDDLARAMCLTAERLTETVEQGTAFVAMAGPLTATEAAPAALPVAVGRACARLELPRREVIGLYLHGLAFNLIQAAVRFMPLGQAEGQRLLAALSPQILNIAAQAADATESNLGGCAIGAEIAQARHETMTTRIFRT
- a CDS encoding urease accessory protein UreE — protein: MRSEMNFMTNGDQIGVAVCVLPANHGRKIVGRVVLDYESRCLRRKRLSTEGGAAFMVDLPQTISLDPGAAFGLSDGTAIEVTEAHEPVLRIEGDLPRLAWHIGNRHCPCEIAPNHLVIRADPVLEDMLGKLGATITKGFSPFRPEGGAYGHGRTFGHSH
- the ureC gene encoding urease subunit alpha, with translation MPVEISRAAYADMFGPTTGDRIRLGDTDLIIEVERDLTIYGEEVKFGGGKVIRDGMGQSQITRQAGAMDTVITNALILDHSGIYKADIGLRDGQIAAIGKAGNPDTQPGVDIVIGPGTEIIAAEGRIVTAGGIDCHIHFICPQQVDDALHSGITTMIGGGTGPAHGTLATTCTPGPWHIRRMLEAADSLAVNIGLAGKGNVSRPDALIEQISAGACALKLHEDWGTTPAAIDCCLNVADEMDVQVMIHTDTLNESGFVENTLRAIAGRTIHAYHTEGAGGGHAPDIMRVVGSQNVIPSSTNPTRPYTINTIEEHLDMLMVCHHLDRAIPEDVAFAESRIRRETIAAEDILHDLGAFSIISSDSQAMGRVGEVIMRTWQTAHKMKQQRGRLAGETGENDNLRARRYIAKYSINPAVAHGVSSHVGSVETGKRADLVIWSPAFFGAKPEMSLIGGQIVMAQMGDPNASIPTPQPMYSRPMFGALGRAAQSAAVHFVSAAGLETGATDGLMKQAVAVQNTRDIGKRDMRLNGATPDIEVDPETYEVRADGELLTCEPARELPLAQRYFLY
- a CDS encoding urease subunit beta; translation: MIPGEVIPAAGSITLNQGRDAITLMIANTGDRPVQVGSHYHFAEANSGLEFDRAAARGMRLDIAAGTAIRFEPGQRREVQLIPLSGARAVWGFDQKVMGALDAS
- a CDS encoding HupE/UreJ family protein: MRSIPILLATLLPSAALAHTGHESGSFVSGFNHPFSSADHMLAMVALGLLAAQTGGRALWALPLIFVGAMLFGGALGAAGVGLPIVEPTILASCIVLGALVAMAVRVPLSVMLSAAAVFGTAHGWAHGAEGPANGIMIYAAGFAAATAMLHGLGIAMGKAISATAIRAAGLLTAIGGTALAVAG
- a CDS encoding urease subunit gamma, producing MNLTPREKDKLLISLAAMVARGRLGRGVKLNHPEAIALITDFVIEGARDGRSVSELMSAGGEVIRADQCMEGVPSMIETVQVEATFPDGTKLVTVHHPIR
- a CDS encoding urease accessory protein UreD encodes the protein MFDVIRLQRSTGSAAVSMAAGRLTGLSQSGSAKAMIPRSYGPVPEIVFLNTSGGLTSDDELEYRLSIGPDMQITATTQTAERAYRAEASPAQAMVHITAAEGSSANWLPQETILFDGARLRRDTIIDLTGDAAFLGLETIVLGRAAMGENPSRLTLSDTRCIRRNGRLELYDPFRLDDAGPRRAGTPALLQNARAFAVLILSEPHAEDRLPELRAALAEPEVTATASALPGRLILRALSPDAWPLRRQMARLIEILRPGCLPRVWQS
- the urtE gene encoding urea ABC transporter ATP-binding subunit UrtE, with amino-acid sequence MIEAENVTLHYGSSQILHGVSLTAEPGRVTCVMGNNGVGKTSLMNLLAGRLPRSGGELRLMGERLGRVSAQAMARRGVAYVPQGRAIFPLLTVRENLETGFGCLAAGERKVPDEIYDSFPVLAEMAQRRGGDLSGGQQQQLAIARALVIRPKVLLMDEPTEGIQPNIIAQIGKVISALRDRGDMAIVLVEQYFDFAWDLADSFSVLERGQVVIDGPKARLQRDLLHNRLASLAAA
- the urtD gene encoding urea ABC transporter ATP-binding protein UrtD, translating into MSALLEVSGVSKSFDGFKAINNLSFNIGTAELRAIIGPNGAGKTTFMDIVTGKTRPDSGVVLWGEVSRSLLRMSEAQIAREGIGRKFQRPTVFEDQSVADNLMMALKAARGPFRVLFWKSDASSRQRVGELAAEVGLADYLPRKSGELSHGQKQWLEIGMLLAQEPRLLLVDEPAAGMTLAEREQTTTLLKRLAETRAVVVVEHDMEFVRRLNCKVTVLHQGSVLAEGSLDHVSANPDVIEVYLGR
- the urtC gene encoding urea ABC transporter permease subunit UrtC, producing MFIRKNPSLLIFLAVLAIFTIAATLMSQAYGNGAVPTSTVKTLGKTLCLALAALAMDLVWGYAGILSLGHMAFFALGGYMIGMWLMYARTGEIVAATMANAPIPPTPTELKEGIASQIFGVVGSSDLPWSWTFAGSLPMQFLLVVLVPGLFALIFGWLAFRSRVNGVYLSILTQAMTLALALWLFQNDSGFRGNNGLSGLQNIPGLTETPQSVISVWFLWASALALALCYLLASWLVAGKFGSVIRAIRDDEARVRFLGYSVEGYKLFIFTLTAMICAIAGALYYPQAGIINPAELAPIASIYLAVWVAIGGRGRLYGAVIGAVAVSLLSSWFTGGRAPDLNLGFYTVQWVNWWQVLLGVSFVLVTLFAPRGLSSIIDAIAGLRHPNRHGTDLGPDLGSLQEREAEA